One window of Penaeus chinensis breed Huanghai No. 1 chromosome 34, ASM1920278v2, whole genome shotgun sequence genomic DNA carries:
- the LOC125043480 gene encoding fumarate hydratase, mitochondrial-like isoform X4, which translates to MRTKIGNLKIKKSGKDGIRKERDTFGELDVPNSKYYGAQTVRSVMNFPIGGETERMPLPVIKAFGVLKKAAAEVNQEFGLDPKIADAISKAADEVISGELYGEHFPLVIWQTGSGTQSNMNTNEVIANRAIEMLGGELGSKSPVHPNDHVNKSQSSNDTYPTAMHIATAVEIHNTLLPGLEALHKALDAKAKEYADIVKIGRTHTQDATPLTLGQEFSGYAQQIEFGIQRVKACLPRVYMLAAGGTAVGTGLNTRVGFAEKVAAKVSQLTGLPFETAPNKFEALAAHDAMVEVSGALNVIACSIMKIANDIRFLGSGPRCGLGELSLPENEPGSSIMPGKVNPTQCEAITMVAAQVMGNHVAVTVGGSNGHFELNVFKPMMVANVLRSIRLLGDSCHAFVNNCVVGITANQERIDKLLHESLMLVTALNPHIGYDKAAKIAKTAHKEGSTLKATALKLGYLTEEEFDKWVRPEDMLGPK; encoded by the exons ATG AGGACAAAGATAGGAAATTTGAAGATAAAGAAG AGTGGCAAAGATGGCATCAGAAAAGAGCGCGATACATTTGGGGAGCTGGACGTGCCCAACAGCAAATACTATGGGGCTCAGACTGTACGATCCGTCATGAACTTCCCCATTGGTGGAGAAACGGAGCGAATGCCG TTGCCAGTGATTAAGGCCTTTGGGGTACTGAAGAAGGCTGCAGCAGAGGTCAACCAGGAGTTTGGTCTTGATCCCAAGATAGCTGATGCCATTTCCAAAGCAGCTGATGAAGTGATCAGCGGAGAACTCTATGGGGAACATTTCCCTCTTGTCATCTGGCAGACT ggATCTGGAACGCAGTCCAACATGAACACCAATGAAGTAATTGCCAACCGTGCAATTGAAATGTTGGGAGGAGAACTTGGGTCAAAATCACCTGTTCACCCCAATGACCATGTGAATAAGAGTCAG agtTCAAATGATACATACCCAACTGCCATGCACATTGCCACTGCAGTCGAGATTCACAACACACTGTTGCCAGGCCTTGAAGCCTTGCATAAGGCCTTGGATGCAAAAGCCAAGGAGTATGCAGACATTGTAAAGATTGGCCGCACTCACACGCAG GATGCTACACCCCTAACTCTTGGCCAAGAGTTCAGTGGCTATGCACAGCAGATTGAGTTTGGCATTCAGCGTGTGAAGGCCTGTCTCCCACGCGTCTACATGCTGGCTGCTGGAGGAACCGCTGTGGGCACAGGTCTCAACACCAGGGTTGGGTTTGCAGAGAAGGTGGCTGCAAAG GTCTCGCAGCTTACCGGCCTGCCCTTCGAGACTGCTCCGAACAAGTTTGAGGCCTTGGCTGCCCATGACGCCATGGTTGAGGTCTCGGGCGCTCTTAACGTCATTGCTTGCTCCATCATGAAGATTGCCAATGACATCCGCTTCCTTGGCTCTGGCCCTCGCTGCGGTCTGGGAGAGCTCTCCCTGCCAGAGAATGAGCCAGGTTCTTCCATTATGCCAG GCAAGGTCAACCCAACCCAGTGCGAGGCCATCACCATGGTTGCAGCTCAGGTTATGGGCAACCACGTGGCAGTGACAGTGGGTGGCTCCAATGGACACTTCGAGCTCAATGTTTTCAAGCCCATGATGGTTGCCAATGTGCTGAG GTCCATTCGGCTGCTTGGTGACAGCTGTCATGCATTTGTCAATAACTGTGTTGTTGGCATTACAGCAAACCAGGAACGTATTGACAAGCTCCTCCATGAGTCACTTATGTTGGTGACTGCCCTCAACCCTCATATTGGTTATGACaag GCTGCAAAGATTGCCAAGACTGCACACAAGGAAGGCTCAACGCTCAAGGCCACAGCACTTAAGCTTGGCTACTTGACGGAGGAAGAATTTGACAAGTGGGTGAGACCTGAGGATATGCTGGGACCCAAGTAA
- the LOC125043480 gene encoding fumarate hydratase, mitochondrial-like isoform X1, translating to MAALRVTCSSSRLVTPLRGVLPSPCAGLATSSTMRTKIGNLKIKKSGKDGIRKERDTFGELDVPNSKYYGAQTVRSVMNFPIGGETERMPLPVIKAFGVLKKAAAEVNQEFGLDPKIADAISKAADEVISGELYGEHFPLVIWQTGSGTQSNMNTNEVIANRAIEMLGGELGSKSPVHPNDHVNKSQSSNDTYPTAMHIATAVEIHNTLLPGLEALHKALDAKAKEYADIVKIGRTHTQDATPLTLGQEFSGYAQQIEFGIQRVKACLPRVYMLAAGGTAVGTGLNTRVGFAEKVAAKVSQLTGLPFETAPNKFEALAAHDAMVEVSGALNVIACSIMKIANDIRFLGSGPRCGLGELSLPENEPGSSIMPGKVNPTQCEAITMVAAQVMGNHVAVTVGGSNGHFELNVFKPMMVANVLRSIRLLGDSCHAFVNNCVVGITANQERIDKLLHESLMLVTALNPHIGYDKAAKIAKTAHKEGSTLKATALKLGYLTEEEFDKWVRPEDMLGPK from the exons ATGGCTGCCCTACGAGTTACTTGTTCCTCTTCCCGCCTGGTTACGCCCCTTAGGGGAGTCCTACCAAGCCCCTGCGCCGGCCTAGCAACATCCTCAACCATG AGGACAAAGATAGGAAATTTGAAGATAAAGAAG AGTGGCAAAGATGGCATCAGAAAAGAGCGCGATACATTTGGGGAGCTGGACGTGCCCAACAGCAAATACTATGGGGCTCAGACTGTACGATCCGTCATGAACTTCCCCATTGGTGGAGAAACGGAGCGAATGCCG TTGCCAGTGATTAAGGCCTTTGGGGTACTGAAGAAGGCTGCAGCAGAGGTCAACCAGGAGTTTGGTCTTGATCCCAAGATAGCTGATGCCATTTCCAAAGCAGCTGATGAAGTGATCAGCGGAGAACTCTATGGGGAACATTTCCCTCTTGTCATCTGGCAGACT ggATCTGGAACGCAGTCCAACATGAACACCAATGAAGTAATTGCCAACCGTGCAATTGAAATGTTGGGAGGAGAACTTGGGTCAAAATCACCTGTTCACCCCAATGACCATGTGAATAAGAGTCAG agtTCAAATGATACATACCCAACTGCCATGCACATTGCCACTGCAGTCGAGATTCACAACACACTGTTGCCAGGCCTTGAAGCCTTGCATAAGGCCTTGGATGCAAAAGCCAAGGAGTATGCAGACATTGTAAAGATTGGCCGCACTCACACGCAG GATGCTACACCCCTAACTCTTGGCCAAGAGTTCAGTGGCTATGCACAGCAGATTGAGTTTGGCATTCAGCGTGTGAAGGCCTGTCTCCCACGCGTCTACATGCTGGCTGCTGGAGGAACCGCTGTGGGCACAGGTCTCAACACCAGGGTTGGGTTTGCAGAGAAGGTGGCTGCAAAG GTCTCGCAGCTTACCGGCCTGCCCTTCGAGACTGCTCCGAACAAGTTTGAGGCCTTGGCTGCCCATGACGCCATGGTTGAGGTCTCGGGCGCTCTTAACGTCATTGCTTGCTCCATCATGAAGATTGCCAATGACATCCGCTTCCTTGGCTCTGGCCCTCGCTGCGGTCTGGGAGAGCTCTCCCTGCCAGAGAATGAGCCAGGTTCTTCCATTATGCCAG GCAAGGTCAACCCAACCCAGTGCGAGGCCATCACCATGGTTGCAGCTCAGGTTATGGGCAACCACGTGGCAGTGACAGTGGGTGGCTCCAATGGACACTTCGAGCTCAATGTTTTCAAGCCCATGATGGTTGCCAATGTGCTGAG GTCCATTCGGCTGCTTGGTGACAGCTGTCATGCATTTGTCAATAACTGTGTTGTTGGCATTACAGCAAACCAGGAACGTATTGACAAGCTCCTCCATGAGTCACTTATGTTGGTGACTGCCCTCAACCCTCATATTGGTTATGACaag GCTGCAAAGATTGCCAAGACTGCACACAAGGAAGGCTCAACGCTCAAGGCCACAGCACTTAAGCTTGGCTACTTGACGGAGGAAGAATTTGACAAGTGGGTGAGACCTGAGGATATGCTGGGACCCAAGTAA
- the LOC125043480 gene encoding fumarate hydratase, mitochondrial-like isoform X5, whose translation MSGKDGIRKERDTFGELDVPNSKYYGAQTVRSVMNFPIGGETERMPLPVIKAFGVLKKAAAEVNQEFGLDPKIADAISKAADEVISGELYGEHFPLVIWQTGSGTQSNMNTNEVIANRAIEMLGGELGSKSPVHPNDHVNKSQSSNDTYPTAMHIATAVEIHNTLLPGLEALHKALDAKAKEYADIVKIGRTHTQDATPLTLGQEFSGYAQQIEFGIQRVKACLPRVYMLAAGGTAVGTGLNTRVGFAEKVAAKVSQLTGLPFETAPNKFEALAAHDAMVEVSGALNVIACSIMKIANDIRFLGSGPRCGLGELSLPENEPGSSIMPGKVNPTQCEAITMVAAQVMGNHVAVTVGGSNGHFELNVFKPMMVANVLRSIRLLGDSCHAFVNNCVVGITANQERIDKLLHESLMLVTALNPHIGYDKAAKIAKTAHKEGSTLKATALKLGYLTEEEFDKWVRPEDMLGPK comes from the exons ATG AGTGGCAAAGATGGCATCAGAAAAGAGCGCGATACATTTGGGGAGCTGGACGTGCCCAACAGCAAATACTATGGGGCTCAGACTGTACGATCCGTCATGAACTTCCCCATTGGTGGAGAAACGGAGCGAATGCCG TTGCCAGTGATTAAGGCCTTTGGGGTACTGAAGAAGGCTGCAGCAGAGGTCAACCAGGAGTTTGGTCTTGATCCCAAGATAGCTGATGCCATTTCCAAAGCAGCTGATGAAGTGATCAGCGGAGAACTCTATGGGGAACATTTCCCTCTTGTCATCTGGCAGACT ggATCTGGAACGCAGTCCAACATGAACACCAATGAAGTAATTGCCAACCGTGCAATTGAAATGTTGGGAGGAGAACTTGGGTCAAAATCACCTGTTCACCCCAATGACCATGTGAATAAGAGTCAG agtTCAAATGATACATACCCAACTGCCATGCACATTGCCACTGCAGTCGAGATTCACAACACACTGTTGCCAGGCCTTGAAGCCTTGCATAAGGCCTTGGATGCAAAAGCCAAGGAGTATGCAGACATTGTAAAGATTGGCCGCACTCACACGCAG GATGCTACACCCCTAACTCTTGGCCAAGAGTTCAGTGGCTATGCACAGCAGATTGAGTTTGGCATTCAGCGTGTGAAGGCCTGTCTCCCACGCGTCTACATGCTGGCTGCTGGAGGAACCGCTGTGGGCACAGGTCTCAACACCAGGGTTGGGTTTGCAGAGAAGGTGGCTGCAAAG GTCTCGCAGCTTACCGGCCTGCCCTTCGAGACTGCTCCGAACAAGTTTGAGGCCTTGGCTGCCCATGACGCCATGGTTGAGGTCTCGGGCGCTCTTAACGTCATTGCTTGCTCCATCATGAAGATTGCCAATGACATCCGCTTCCTTGGCTCTGGCCCTCGCTGCGGTCTGGGAGAGCTCTCCCTGCCAGAGAATGAGCCAGGTTCTTCCATTATGCCAG GCAAGGTCAACCCAACCCAGTGCGAGGCCATCACCATGGTTGCAGCTCAGGTTATGGGCAACCACGTGGCAGTGACAGTGGGTGGCTCCAATGGACACTTCGAGCTCAATGTTTTCAAGCCCATGATGGTTGCCAATGTGCTGAG GTCCATTCGGCTGCTTGGTGACAGCTGTCATGCATTTGTCAATAACTGTGTTGTTGGCATTACAGCAAACCAGGAACGTATTGACAAGCTCCTCCATGAGTCACTTATGTTGGTGACTGCCCTCAACCCTCATATTGGTTATGACaag GCTGCAAAGATTGCCAAGACTGCACACAAGGAAGGCTCAACGCTCAAGGCCACAGCACTTAAGCTTGGCTACTTGACGGAGGAAGAATTTGACAAGTGGGTGAGACCTGAGGATATGCTGGGACCCAAGTAA
- the LOC125043480 gene encoding fumarate hydratase, mitochondrial-like isoform X3 has product MFKYFNLMQRRRPFPEGLLIQRTKIGNLKIKKSGKDGIRKERDTFGELDVPNSKYYGAQTVRSVMNFPIGGETERMPLPVIKAFGVLKKAAAEVNQEFGLDPKIADAISKAADEVISGELYGEHFPLVIWQTGSGTQSNMNTNEVIANRAIEMLGGELGSKSPVHPNDHVNKSQSSNDTYPTAMHIATAVEIHNTLLPGLEALHKALDAKAKEYADIVKIGRTHTQDATPLTLGQEFSGYAQQIEFGIQRVKACLPRVYMLAAGGTAVGTGLNTRVGFAEKVAAKVSQLTGLPFETAPNKFEALAAHDAMVEVSGALNVIACSIMKIANDIRFLGSGPRCGLGELSLPENEPGSSIMPGKVNPTQCEAITMVAAQVMGNHVAVTVGGSNGHFELNVFKPMMVANVLRSIRLLGDSCHAFVNNCVVGITANQERIDKLLHESLMLVTALNPHIGYDKAAKIAKTAHKEGSTLKATALKLGYLTEEEFDKWVRPEDMLGPK; this is encoded by the exons ATGTTTAAATATTTCAATTTAATGCAGCGTCGACGACCTTTCCCGGAAGGTCTACTGATTCAG AGGACAAAGATAGGAAATTTGAAGATAAAGAAG AGTGGCAAAGATGGCATCAGAAAAGAGCGCGATACATTTGGGGAGCTGGACGTGCCCAACAGCAAATACTATGGGGCTCAGACTGTACGATCCGTCATGAACTTCCCCATTGGTGGAGAAACGGAGCGAATGCCG TTGCCAGTGATTAAGGCCTTTGGGGTACTGAAGAAGGCTGCAGCAGAGGTCAACCAGGAGTTTGGTCTTGATCCCAAGATAGCTGATGCCATTTCCAAAGCAGCTGATGAAGTGATCAGCGGAGAACTCTATGGGGAACATTTCCCTCTTGTCATCTGGCAGACT ggATCTGGAACGCAGTCCAACATGAACACCAATGAAGTAATTGCCAACCGTGCAATTGAAATGTTGGGAGGAGAACTTGGGTCAAAATCACCTGTTCACCCCAATGACCATGTGAATAAGAGTCAG agtTCAAATGATACATACCCAACTGCCATGCACATTGCCACTGCAGTCGAGATTCACAACACACTGTTGCCAGGCCTTGAAGCCTTGCATAAGGCCTTGGATGCAAAAGCCAAGGAGTATGCAGACATTGTAAAGATTGGCCGCACTCACACGCAG GATGCTACACCCCTAACTCTTGGCCAAGAGTTCAGTGGCTATGCACAGCAGATTGAGTTTGGCATTCAGCGTGTGAAGGCCTGTCTCCCACGCGTCTACATGCTGGCTGCTGGAGGAACCGCTGTGGGCACAGGTCTCAACACCAGGGTTGGGTTTGCAGAGAAGGTGGCTGCAAAG GTCTCGCAGCTTACCGGCCTGCCCTTCGAGACTGCTCCGAACAAGTTTGAGGCCTTGGCTGCCCATGACGCCATGGTTGAGGTCTCGGGCGCTCTTAACGTCATTGCTTGCTCCATCATGAAGATTGCCAATGACATCCGCTTCCTTGGCTCTGGCCCTCGCTGCGGTCTGGGAGAGCTCTCCCTGCCAGAGAATGAGCCAGGTTCTTCCATTATGCCAG GCAAGGTCAACCCAACCCAGTGCGAGGCCATCACCATGGTTGCAGCTCAGGTTATGGGCAACCACGTGGCAGTGACAGTGGGTGGCTCCAATGGACACTTCGAGCTCAATGTTTTCAAGCCCATGATGGTTGCCAATGTGCTGAG GTCCATTCGGCTGCTTGGTGACAGCTGTCATGCATTTGTCAATAACTGTGTTGTTGGCATTACAGCAAACCAGGAACGTATTGACAAGCTCCTCCATGAGTCACTTATGTTGGTGACTGCCCTCAACCCTCATATTGGTTATGACaag GCTGCAAAGATTGCCAAGACTGCACACAAGGAAGGCTCAACGCTCAAGGCCACAGCACTTAAGCTTGGCTACTTGACGGAGGAAGAATTTGACAAGTGGGTGAGACCTGAGGATATGCTGGGACCCAAGTAA
- the LOC125043480 gene encoding fumarate hydratase, mitochondrial-like isoform X2: MAALRVTCSSSRLVTPLRGVLPSPCAGLATSSTMSGKDGIRKERDTFGELDVPNSKYYGAQTVRSVMNFPIGGETERMPLPVIKAFGVLKKAAAEVNQEFGLDPKIADAISKAADEVISGELYGEHFPLVIWQTGSGTQSNMNTNEVIANRAIEMLGGELGSKSPVHPNDHVNKSQSSNDTYPTAMHIATAVEIHNTLLPGLEALHKALDAKAKEYADIVKIGRTHTQDATPLTLGQEFSGYAQQIEFGIQRVKACLPRVYMLAAGGTAVGTGLNTRVGFAEKVAAKVSQLTGLPFETAPNKFEALAAHDAMVEVSGALNVIACSIMKIANDIRFLGSGPRCGLGELSLPENEPGSSIMPGKVNPTQCEAITMVAAQVMGNHVAVTVGGSNGHFELNVFKPMMVANVLRSIRLLGDSCHAFVNNCVVGITANQERIDKLLHESLMLVTALNPHIGYDKAAKIAKTAHKEGSTLKATALKLGYLTEEEFDKWVRPEDMLGPK; encoded by the exons ATGGCTGCCCTACGAGTTACTTGTTCCTCTTCCCGCCTGGTTACGCCCCTTAGGGGAGTCCTACCAAGCCCCTGCGCCGGCCTAGCAACATCCTCAACCATG AGTGGCAAAGATGGCATCAGAAAAGAGCGCGATACATTTGGGGAGCTGGACGTGCCCAACAGCAAATACTATGGGGCTCAGACTGTACGATCCGTCATGAACTTCCCCATTGGTGGAGAAACGGAGCGAATGCCG TTGCCAGTGATTAAGGCCTTTGGGGTACTGAAGAAGGCTGCAGCAGAGGTCAACCAGGAGTTTGGTCTTGATCCCAAGATAGCTGATGCCATTTCCAAAGCAGCTGATGAAGTGATCAGCGGAGAACTCTATGGGGAACATTTCCCTCTTGTCATCTGGCAGACT ggATCTGGAACGCAGTCCAACATGAACACCAATGAAGTAATTGCCAACCGTGCAATTGAAATGTTGGGAGGAGAACTTGGGTCAAAATCACCTGTTCACCCCAATGACCATGTGAATAAGAGTCAG agtTCAAATGATACATACCCAACTGCCATGCACATTGCCACTGCAGTCGAGATTCACAACACACTGTTGCCAGGCCTTGAAGCCTTGCATAAGGCCTTGGATGCAAAAGCCAAGGAGTATGCAGACATTGTAAAGATTGGCCGCACTCACACGCAG GATGCTACACCCCTAACTCTTGGCCAAGAGTTCAGTGGCTATGCACAGCAGATTGAGTTTGGCATTCAGCGTGTGAAGGCCTGTCTCCCACGCGTCTACATGCTGGCTGCTGGAGGAACCGCTGTGGGCACAGGTCTCAACACCAGGGTTGGGTTTGCAGAGAAGGTGGCTGCAAAG GTCTCGCAGCTTACCGGCCTGCCCTTCGAGACTGCTCCGAACAAGTTTGAGGCCTTGGCTGCCCATGACGCCATGGTTGAGGTCTCGGGCGCTCTTAACGTCATTGCTTGCTCCATCATGAAGATTGCCAATGACATCCGCTTCCTTGGCTCTGGCCCTCGCTGCGGTCTGGGAGAGCTCTCCCTGCCAGAGAATGAGCCAGGTTCTTCCATTATGCCAG GCAAGGTCAACCCAACCCAGTGCGAGGCCATCACCATGGTTGCAGCTCAGGTTATGGGCAACCACGTGGCAGTGACAGTGGGTGGCTCCAATGGACACTTCGAGCTCAATGTTTTCAAGCCCATGATGGTTGCCAATGTGCTGAG GTCCATTCGGCTGCTTGGTGACAGCTGTCATGCATTTGTCAATAACTGTGTTGTTGGCATTACAGCAAACCAGGAACGTATTGACAAGCTCCTCCATGAGTCACTTATGTTGGTGACTGCCCTCAACCCTCATATTGGTTATGACaag GCTGCAAAGATTGCCAAGACTGCACACAAGGAAGGCTCAACGCTCAAGGCCACAGCACTTAAGCTTGGCTACTTGACGGAGGAAGAATTTGACAAGTGGGTGAGACCTGAGGATATGCTGGGACCCAAGTAA